A region of Flocculibacter collagenilyticus DNA encodes the following proteins:
- the pdsS gene encoding proteobacterial dedicated sortase system histidine kinase produces MFKFFLGLRFKLVLLSGFLFTIPWLGYQYVWEMEKFLREGQEKTLTGTVSALATALHERPNLFNTKASFLQQVEKGKDLYAYPINSAIQLDGKLKDWNHYKKHALMYSEQNIIEHNKLTEQPSDQQLLVQEYQSEDLSFIHLVGQYGNYLYAYFEVTDNNVIYRPSNLLSVDQNDHLRISVLTPSGEFERFIISPKQAGWINAYTLSDDRSRLLAAKFSNNIQGYWRQTDQGYNIELRMPLSLFSHKLSFAIADYDAPFDEQKGNQAPKYVIGTAHTQTPDNLGSVLVPSPEIERIIKGMAQSESRIWVVDKHRRVLASSGDLTQSHGIWSSQNKHPAPASWWHTFEQQYLHPLYYRVLTRPPESFVDQLYDSAQLEGKHISHALNGQTGSHWRLSSDNQAVILSAAHPIWIDGQVMGAVIAEETTNGIRTLRNKALEKLFNVILAVLCVGTLVLFLFASRISSRIRHLRDQAEQAIDAQGRITDIIHASKSHDEIGDLSRSFASVVSRLGQYTHYLENMSSRLSHELRTPVAVVRSSLDNLAMNLKDSENQKYMARAQEGISRLNTILTNMSEATRLEQTLKDSERIPFNLTDVVTGCMQGYQLAYRDTAFELELTDQPLSVVGCPDYIAQLLDKLVANACDFSDNSPIEVTLFRQGNQAIFSITNYGAQLPNEMKDRIFDSMVSVRSQNQQQQPHLGIGLYIARMITLFHEGAISGTNNCEENSVTIMVTLPLSSE; encoded by the coding sequence ATGTTTAAGTTTTTTTTGGGGTTGCGCTTTAAGCTTGTTTTACTATCAGGCTTTTTATTTACCATTCCTTGGCTGGGTTACCAATATGTTTGGGAAATGGAAAAGTTTTTACGTGAAGGACAAGAAAAAACATTAACGGGTACTGTTTCTGCGCTGGCAACAGCTCTTCACGAACGACCTAACCTGTTTAATACCAAAGCCAGCTTTTTGCAACAAGTTGAAAAAGGGAAAGACCTTTACGCCTACCCAATAAACTCTGCCATTCAACTAGATGGTAAATTAAAAGATTGGAATCACTATAAAAAGCATGCGCTAATGTATAGTGAACAAAACATAATCGAGCATAATAAATTAACTGAGCAACCAAGTGACCAGCAACTCCTTGTACAGGAATATCAATCGGAAGATTTATCTTTCATTCATTTAGTGGGTCAATATGGTAACTATTTATACGCCTATTTTGAGGTCACTGATAATAACGTTATTTATCGCCCAAGCAATTTATTAAGTGTTGACCAAAACGATCACCTTCGTATTAGTGTTTTAACACCAAGTGGAGAATTTGAACGCTTTATTATTTCCCCCAAACAAGCTGGCTGGATTAACGCTTATACCCTTTCTGATGATCGTTCCCGCTTATTGGCCGCCAAGTTTAGTAACAACATACAAGGTTATTGGCGGCAAACAGATCAAGGCTACAACATAGAGTTGCGTATGCCATTAAGCTTGTTTAGCCACAAGCTTAGTTTCGCGATTGCAGACTATGACGCGCCGTTTGATGAACAAAAAGGCAATCAAGCACCAAAATACGTGATTGGCACAGCACATACTCAAACTCCTGATAATTTAGGCTCTGTGTTAGTTCCATCACCTGAAATAGAACGTATTATTAAAGGGATGGCACAGTCTGAATCTCGTATTTGGGTTGTAGACAAACACCGCCGAGTACTAGCCAGTTCTGGAGATTTAACTCAGTCTCATGGTATTTGGAGTAGCCAAAACAAACATCCGGCGCCTGCCTCTTGGTGGCATACGTTTGAACAACAATACTTACATCCTCTTTATTATCGCGTTTTAACTCGCCCTCCTGAGTCGTTCGTTGATCAACTGTACGATTCCGCTCAACTGGAAGGCAAACATATATCTCATGCATTAAACGGCCAAACAGGATCGCACTGGCGATTATCGTCAGACAATCAAGCGGTAATATTATCTGCCGCTCATCCAATATGGATAGATGGTCAAGTGATGGGTGCCGTTATTGCAGAAGAAACCACAAATGGCATTCGAACCCTGAGAAATAAGGCGTTAGAAAAGCTTTTTAACGTCATCTTAGCGGTTTTATGTGTAGGTACCCTTGTCTTATTCTTATTTGCATCTCGTATTTCTTCACGTATAAGGCATTTGCGTGATCAAGCAGAACAGGCCATTGACGCACAAGGACGCATTACAGATATTATCCATGCCTCAAAAAGCCATGACGAAATTGGCGACCTAAGCAGAAGCTTTGCTAGCGTTGTTTCCAGATTAGGGCAATATACCCATTATCTTGAAAATATGTCTAGCCGACTGTCTCATGAGCTACGCACGCCCGTTGCTGTTGTCAGATCTTCACTAGATAACTTAGCAATGAACTTAAAAGACAGTGAAAATCAAAAATATATGGCTCGTGCACAAGAAGGTATAAGCCGCTTAAATACGATTTTAACGAACATGAGTGAAGCAACACGTTTAGAACAAACACTAAAAGACTCTGAACGCATTCCATTTAATTTAACTGATGTAGTAACAGGATGCATGCAAGGCTACCAGCTAGCTTACCGTGATACAGCATTTGAGCTTGAATTAACAGACCAGCCTTTATCTGTGGTAGGTTGCCCAGACTATATTGCCCAGTTACTAGATAAATTAGTCGCCAATGCGTGTGATTTCTCTGACAACAGTCCAATTGAAGTAACACTTTTCCGACAAGGTAATCAGGCAATATTCAGCATCACCAACTATGGCGCTCAATTACCTAATGAAATGAAAGATAGAATATTCGACTCAATGGTATCCGTTCGCTCTCAAAACCAGCAGCAACAGCCTCATTTAGGTATTGGCTTGTATATTGCCAGAATGATCACTCTTTTTCATGAAGGGGCTATTTCAGGCACAAATAACTGTGAGGAGAACAGTGTTACGATAATGGTAACACTGCCTTTATCTAGTGAGTAA
- a CDS encoding DUF3413 domain-containing protein — protein MLINPNHGFVSKVQQLMSWGHWFVFFNIFLCAVISLLYVFAEPLPTTLLGTAYLLTNWIGHTAFLTFIVFLFTIFPATLLFPYLRHVRGLGAVLTTIAFLILCVDIFTYQKLGYHLGPNSYIQAIELLKHNLKVHPLRFVAVLGVLTSTILVVQITLSNLVWKRIGQLRQVSWGKYATAFYLICFISSHSLHIWADAKNLYDVTKQDNMFPLSYPSTAKTLLTKNGLLTNGSKGLINHDTFETEHQLQNLSLNPAQQCNKDSMKPVLIDVYIADNDTAINDVEFKLDALGYQLFDKYYGPSNLDDHAFNLVYGLPANYNYHLEKNAPALTSMKLLSVTNETDLLANLTVTRNSNSPAQMHLKAWDKTTQNPIQSLNDVDQFLLVLFPSDNIISRHVLGIKSDTRYRIRNKITQPYDVPHTVLGRWLGCSELANKIMLGIDLFKRNKNIVSANFTEQTLVVMQKDKISLVYSNGEINTHSASGFKLLDYNVNYPTLVDGVNQIKRFALPTSQND, from the coding sequence ATGTTAATTAACCCTAACCATGGCTTTGTCTCAAAAGTTCAACAACTGATGAGTTGGGGCCACTGGTTTGTATTTTTTAATATTTTTCTCTGTGCTGTTATTTCGCTTTTATACGTTTTTGCAGAACCGTTGCCAACTACCCTACTAGGCACAGCTTATTTACTGACTAATTGGATTGGCCATACAGCTTTTCTTACTTTTATAGTTTTTCTTTTTACTATTTTTCCCGCTACTTTACTGTTTCCTTATCTACGGCATGTTCGTGGGCTTGGTGCTGTTCTCACAACTATTGCGTTTCTTATTCTTTGCGTTGATATATTTACATATCAAAAACTGGGCTACCACTTAGGGCCAAACTCTTATATCCAAGCGATTGAATTACTCAAGCATAACCTTAAAGTGCATCCGTTAAGGTTTGTAGCCGTTTTAGGCGTATTAACATCAACAATATTAGTGGTACAAATCACGCTTAGTAATTTAGTTTGGAAACGTATTGGCCAATTAAGGCAGGTTTCTTGGGGCAAATATGCAACGGCATTTTATTTAATTTGTTTTATTTCGAGCCACTCTTTACATATTTGGGCAGATGCAAAAAACCTTTATGATGTGACTAAGCAAGACAATATGTTCCCGTTGTCATACCCGAGTACTGCTAAAACATTACTTACGAAAAATGGGCTACTGACGAATGGCAGTAAAGGACTCATCAATCATGACACATTTGAAACGGAGCATCAGCTACAAAACCTATCGTTAAATCCTGCACAACAATGCAATAAAGACAGCATGAAACCTGTACTCATCGACGTTTATATTGCTGACAATGATACTGCCATTAACGACGTAGAATTTAAGCTAGACGCATTAGGATATCAGTTATTTGACAAATATTATGGCCCTAGCAACCTTGATGACCATGCTTTTAATTTAGTTTACGGCTTACCTGCCAACTATAACTACCACCTTGAGAAGAATGCCCCCGCTCTTACCAGTATGAAATTACTCTCAGTCACTAACGAGACTGATTTACTGGCTAATTTGACTGTAACGCGCAACTCTAATTCGCCAGCACAAATGCATCTCAAAGCATGGGATAAAACAACACAGAATCCAATTCAAAGTCTAAATGATGTGGACCAATTTTTATTGGTGTTATTTCCAAGCGATAACATTATTTCTAGGCATGTTTTAGGGATAAAGTCAGATACGCGTTATCGTATTCGTAATAAGATAACCCAGCCTTACGATGTACCGCATACTGTGCTGGGGCGCTGGTTAGGATGCAGTGAATTAGCAAATAAAATCATGCTTGGCATTGACTTATTTAAGCGCAATAAAAATATTGTGAGTGCAAATTTCACCGAGCAAACCTTGGTTGTTATGCAGAAAGATAAAATTTCATTAGTGTATAGCAATGGTGAGATAAACACTCACTCTGCTTCGGGATTTAAATTGCTTGATTATAACGTTAACTATCCCACATTAGTGGACGGTGTGAATCAGATTAAACGCTTCGCCTTGCCAACTTCTCAAAATGATTAA
- the pdsO gene encoding sortase-associated OmpA-like protein PdsO: MKLTTIALALSLAVSPFITPPVYANSHTSEFTVPAKDDSGKEELIGFGTGVLIGAAIAGPVGAVVTGVFGIMMGNQVNEHEHKKELEIALMETGNDLVAARQAAQSLSDELENKNALLASQSERYQNYLDEKNAELMNIPVAMQFKTGSAKVEPVYQAYLAEVAEKLQKEPDMHIKLSGFADRRGDEAFNHKLSMQRASAVKSYLIGQGVADSQISLSAYGESQPLQTNQSYENDFFDRRVSIELINKQEEMAQNR, translated from the coding sequence ATGAAATTAACCACTATCGCATTAGCACTTTCTTTAGCAGTTTCACCATTTATCACTCCGCCGGTTTACGCAAATAGCCATACTTCAGAATTTACAGTGCCTGCCAAAGATGACTCAGGAAAAGAAGAACTAATAGGATTTGGTACTGGCGTATTAATTGGTGCCGCAATTGCTGGACCAGTTGGCGCGGTTGTAACCGGTGTATTTGGCATCATGATGGGTAATCAAGTTAATGAGCACGAGCACAAAAAGGAACTGGAAATTGCGCTAATGGAAACAGGGAACGATTTAGTCGCAGCAAGACAAGCGGCACAATCACTATCTGATGAGTTAGAAAATAAAAACGCCTTGTTGGCTAGCCAAAGTGAACGTTATCAAAATTACCTTGATGAGAAAAATGCTGAATTAATGAATATTCCAGTTGCAATGCAATTTAAAACGGGTTCGGCAAAAGTAGAGCCTGTTTATCAAGCGTACCTAGCTGAGGTTGCAGAAAAATTACAAAAAGAGCCAGATATGCATATTAAATTATCTGGATTTGCAGACCGAAGAGGCGATGAAGCATTTAACCATAAATTATCAATGCAACGTGCCAGTGCTGTAAAAAGCTACCTAATAGGCCAAGGAGTAGCTGATAGCCAAATTAGCCTTTCAGCGTATGGTGAAAGTCAACCGCTTCAAACCAACCAATCATATGAGAATGATTTCTTTGATCGAAGAGTATCTATTGAACTCATTAACAAACAGGAGGAAATGGCACAAAATAGATAA
- a CDS encoding DUF2797 domain-containing protein: MIGTLSKMKSSLTQNNSVEYNLPIGEHLVPLNPLLGKHIAFKHTGQIFCSSCGKKTKKSFSQGHCFRCMQKLASCDMCILKPETCHFAQGTCREPEWGEQNCMIPHFVYLSNTSGLKVGITRHSQVPTRWIDQGATQALPIFKVNTRLQSGLVETALGEFIADKTNWRAMLKGNNESMDLKQHANELIPQIAARLEQIQLEFGEEAVQQLEEDIVNIDYPVDQFPTKITSFNLDKHPEVSGILQGIKGQYLLLDTGVINIRKFTSYEIEMLD; the protein is encoded by the coding sequence ATGATCGGCACTTTGTCAAAAATGAAATCATCACTAACCCAAAACAATAGTGTTGAGTATAACCTGCCCATTGGCGAACATTTAGTCCCACTCAACCCACTGCTAGGCAAACACATTGCTTTTAAACATACAGGACAAATTTTTTGCAGTTCATGCGGCAAAAAAACAAAAAAAAGTTTCTCGCAGGGCCATTGTTTCAGATGCATGCAAAAACTAGCAAGCTGCGATATGTGTATTTTAAAACCGGAAACATGCCATTTTGCACAAGGAACCTGTCGCGAGCCTGAGTGGGGTGAGCAAAACTGCATGATCCCTCATTTTGTATACTTATCTAATACCTCAGGTTTAAAGGTGGGTATTACTCGCCATAGTCAAGTGCCAACACGTTGGATTGACCAAGGTGCCACTCAAGCTCTGCCTATTTTTAAAGTAAATACCCGCTTGCAGTCAGGGCTAGTTGAAACTGCACTGGGCGAGTTTATTGCTGACAAAACAAATTGGCGAGCAATGTTAAAAGGCAACAACGAGAGCATGGATTTAAAGCAGCATGCCAACGAGTTAATTCCGCAAATTGCAGCACGATTGGAACAGATTCAGCTTGAGTTTGGAGAAGAAGCGGTTCAACAACTTGAAGAAGACATTGTTAATATTGACTATCCGGTAGACCAATTCCCAACTAAAATAACCTCGTTCAACTTAGATAAGCACCCTGAAGTTAGTGGAATACTACAAGGTATAAAGGGGCAATATTTGTTGCTTGATACAGGGGTAATCAATATTCGAAAATTCACTTCATACGAGATTGAAATGCTCGATTGA
- a CDS encoding YejL family protein — MPIISKYSNQEVEQIIAELLATLKKNNASAELSLMCLGNAASIIIKDNFPKQTREQIAESFSAALKDAAK; from the coding sequence ATGCCAATCATTTCTAAGTATTCTAATCAAGAAGTAGAACAGATTATAGCCGAGCTATTAGCAACGCTTAAAAAAAATAATGCAAGTGCCGAACTAAGCCTAATGTGTTTAGGAAATGCGGCAAGCATTATAATTAAAGATAACTTCCCAAAACAGACCCGTGAACAAATAGCTGAATCATTTTCTGCCGCATTAAAAGACGCAGCTAAGTAG
- a CDS encoding electron transfer flavoprotein subunit beta/FixA family protein: protein MKILVPVKRVIDYNVKVRVKADNSGVDLANTKMSINPFCEIAVEEAVRLKEKGVATEVVVISIGTKECQEQIRTALALGADRGIQIDTDANLGSLQVAKLLAKVVEEEQPNLVILGKQSIDSDNNQTGQMLGALTNMPQGTFASEVVVDGETVKVTREIDGGLQTVALNLPAIVTTDLRLNEPRYAKLPNIMKAKRKPLDVKPAADFGISLEPKVAVLKVEEPAKRGGGVKVESVDELVEKLKSEAKVI, encoded by the coding sequence ATGAAGATACTCGTCCCCGTAAAACGTGTTATCGATTATAACGTGAAAGTGCGCGTTAAAGCCGATAATTCAGGTGTTGATTTAGCCAATACCAAAATGTCTATTAACCCTTTCTGTGAAATTGCTGTAGAAGAAGCTGTTCGTTTGAAAGAAAAGGGTGTTGCGACTGAAGTTGTTGTTATTTCTATTGGTACTAAAGAGTGCCAAGAACAAATAAGAACAGCATTAGCTTTAGGTGCGGATCGAGGCATTCAAATAGACACGGATGCCAATTTAGGTTCACTACAAGTTGCTAAGTTGCTAGCTAAAGTGGTTGAAGAAGAGCAGCCAAACTTAGTGATATTAGGTAAGCAATCAATTGACAGCGATAACAACCAAACAGGTCAAATGTTGGGTGCACTTACGAATATGCCACAAGGTACATTCGCATCAGAAGTAGTTGTTGACGGTGAAACGGTAAAAGTGACGCGTGAAATTGACGGTGGCCTACAAACAGTTGCGCTAAATTTACCTGCAATTGTTACTACGGATTTACGCTTGAACGAACCACGTTACGCTAAGCTTCCTAACATTATGAAAGCTAAGCGCAAGCCATTAGATGTTAAGCCTGCGGCTGACTTTGGTATTTCACTAGAGCCAAAAGTAGCGGTATTAAAGGTTGAAGAACCTGCGAAACGTGGTGGCGGTGTTAAAGTTGAAAGTGTTGACGAGCTAGTTGAAAAATTGAAATCTGAAGCGAAGGTGATCTAA
- a CDS encoding BLUF domain-containing protein, whose product MQLTHLIYCSATTEENISKEALEALLESSRQNNKKIDVTGILLFHKGSFFQVLEGDKEVINNLYNKISRDPRHTDIKKVVEEPIEERAFEKWSMAYPKVTTDDLRSIKGLNDFFLAGNSYLDLGEGRAKILLAAFKDGKWHPAN is encoded by the coding sequence ATGCAGTTAACACATTTAATTTATTGTAGTGCCACTACTGAAGAAAATATCAGTAAAGAAGCACTTGAAGCTTTATTAGAGTCGAGTAGACAGAATAATAAAAAAATAGATGTAACAGGCATCCTTCTTTTTCACAAAGGTTCATTCTTCCAAGTGTTGGAGGGAGACAAAGAAGTTATTAATAATCTTTATAACAAGATTTCGCGCGATCCACGCCACACAGACATCAAAAAGGTAGTGGAAGAGCCTATTGAAGAAAGAGCGTTTGAGAAATGGTCTATGGCTTACCCAAAAGTGACCACAGACGATTTAAGATCGATTAAAGGGTTAAACGACTTCTTCTTGGCGGGTAATTCATATTTAGATTTAGGCGAGGGAAGGGCAAAAATTCTTCTAGCTGCGTTTAAAGACGGTAAATGGCACCCTGCGAATTAA
- the pdsR gene encoding proteobacterial dedicated sortase system response regulator: MPKRIAIVEDEAAIRENYTDVLTKQGYQVSAYANRESASNAFNTRLPDLAIIDIGLEDEIDGGFALCQHLRTLSPTLPIMFLTARDNDFDTVCGLRMGADDYLTKDISFPHLIARIAALFRRLEAMEQPPQQHALLEQGSLTIDTNRMEVRWQNTLIDVTVTEFWMVYALAKHVGHVKSRDDLMAESKIVVDDSTITSHIKRIRKKFIAVDSQFDCIDTVYGMGYRWNV; encoded by the coding sequence ATGCCTAAAAGAATCGCAATAGTAGAAGACGAAGCAGCAATCAGAGAGAACTATACCGACGTACTCACCAAGCAAGGCTATCAAGTTTCAGCCTATGCCAACCGTGAATCAGCGTCTAATGCTTTTAATACTCGCTTGCCTGATTTAGCCATCATTGATATTGGACTAGAGGATGAAATAGATGGTGGATTTGCATTATGCCAGCACTTAAGAACACTTTCGCCAACCTTGCCAATTATGTTTCTTACAGCACGCGATAACGACTTTGATACCGTATGCGGTTTACGCATGGGGGCGGACGATTATTTAACAAAAGATATTAGCTTCCCTCACCTTATTGCACGTATTGCAGCGTTATTTCGTCGCCTTGAAGCAATGGAACAGCCACCACAGCAACATGCATTGCTTGAGCAAGGAAGCCTGACCATTGATACAAATCGTATGGAAGTGCGCTGGCAAAATACCTTGATAGATGTAACTGTAACTGAATTCTGGATGGTTTATGCATTAGCAAAGCACGTAGGCCATGTAAAAAGCCGAGATGATTTAATGGCTGAATCAAAAATTGTTGTGGACGACAGCACCATTACCTCACACATCAAAAGAATTCGTAAAAAGTTTATCGCAGTAGACAGTCAATTCGATTGTATTGATACGGTTTACGGCATGGGCTACCGCTGGAATGTTTAA
- the yejK gene encoding nucleoid-associated protein YejK: MSIEVNRLVINYLEKREDGDVISRIREQDLLINEKVAALMEKIHFAYNSKPGKGFCCFSDEKSGLFASTLESYHTNEISFHDFAGSATQQLGEELKKYAFDETGYLLVADYEYLATRYVFIMLLNIQEHFSVSAEMDILTSRHLDLSKMQLAARVDLTEYKTNPESNKYISFIKGRAGRKVSDFFLDFLGCEEGVDAKQQSKVMLDAVEDFISTTELDHGEKTAARKEVYDYCNERVQLGEEANVNELSSTLNSKVDEDFSSFYKEQGYELEEQFPVDKKTITTLVKFSGQGGGLSLGFEKKLLGDRIIYQPETDTMIIKGLPPNLKDQLMRYLTRGDE; this comes from the coding sequence ATGTCTATAGAAGTTAATCGATTGGTCATAAATTATCTTGAAAAACGCGAAGACGGTGATGTAATTTCCCGAATTCGTGAACAAGATTTATTAATTAACGAAAAAGTAGCCGCATTAATGGAAAAAATCCATTTTGCTTATAACAGTAAACCAGGCAAAGGCTTTTGTTGTTTTTCAGATGAAAAAAGTGGCTTGTTTGCCTCCACATTAGAGAGCTACCACACAAATGAAATTAGTTTTCATGACTTTGCGGGCAGTGCTACCCAGCAATTAGGTGAAGAATTAAAAAAGTATGCGTTCGACGAAACAGGCTATTTATTAGTTGCTGATTATGAATACCTTGCTACGCGCTATGTATTCATTATGCTATTAAACATCCAAGAACACTTTAGTGTTTCCGCAGAAATGGATATTTTAACTTCCCGTCATTTAGATTTATCTAAAATGCAACTGGCTGCACGTGTTGATCTCACCGAATATAAAACTAACCCTGAAAGTAATAAATACATTTCATTTATTAAAGGGAGAGCAGGCAGAAAAGTATCTGATTTCTTCCTAGACTTTTTAGGGTGCGAAGAAGGGGTAGATGCCAAGCAGCAAAGCAAAGTAATGCTAGACGCAGTTGAAGACTTTATCTCAACTACTGAATTGGATCATGGTGAAAAAACAGCAGCCCGAAAAGAAGTATACGACTACTGTAATGAGCGAGTTCAACTAGGAGAAGAAGCAAACGTTAATGAGCTTTCAAGCACATTGAACAGCAAAGTTGATGAAGACTTTTCTTCGTTTTACAAAGAGCAGGGTTACGAATTAGAAGAGCAATTCCCTGTTGATAAAAAAACCATCACCACACTCGTAAAGTTTAGTGGCCAAGGTGGCGGTTTAAGCTTAGGTTTTGAGAAAAAACTGCTAGGCGATCGCATCATTTATCAACCAGAAACCGACACCATGATTATCAAAGGGCTGCCACCTAATTTAAAAGACCAGTTAATGCGTTATTTGACGCGAGGTGATGAATAG
- a CDS encoding electron transfer flavoprotein subunit alpha/FixB family protein, whose product MSILVIADHDNQALKADTHKAVHAAVAIGGDVDVLVVGSNVSAIAEEAAKISGVSKVICADAAEYEHQLAENVAELVAEMGKAYSHILAAATTTGKNFMPRVAALLDVEQISDIISVESADTFKRPIYAGNAIATVQSSDDIKVITVRSSAFDAAGTDGSASVESIATVKASANSSFVSAELTESERPELTAARVVISGGRGMQNGENFNLLEGIADKLGAAIGASRAAVDAGFVPNDMQVGQTGKIVAPDLYIAVGISGAIQHLAGMKDSKVIVAINKDEEAPIFQVADYGLVGDLFDVLPELEGKL is encoded by the coding sequence ATGAGTATTTTAGTAATCGCAGATCATGACAATCAAGCATTAAAAGCTGATACTCACAAAGCGGTACATGCTGCTGTTGCAATTGGCGGTGATGTAGACGTTCTGGTTGTGGGTAGCAATGTGTCAGCTATTGCTGAAGAAGCAGCAAAAATATCAGGTGTTTCAAAAGTTATTTGCGCTGATGCTGCTGAATATGAACACCAGCTTGCTGAAAATGTTGCTGAGTTAGTTGCAGAAATGGGTAAAGCTTATAGCCACATTTTAGCGGCGGCAACCACTACAGGTAAAAACTTTATGCCTCGTGTTGCAGCTTTATTAGATGTAGAGCAAATTTCAGATATTATCAGTGTAGAGTCGGCTGATACATTCAAGCGCCCAATTTATGCAGGTAATGCAATCGCTACTGTTCAATCGAGCGACGACATTAAAGTAATCACTGTACGTAGTTCAGCATTTGATGCAGCAGGTACTGATGGCTCAGCTAGTGTTGAGTCAATTGCAACTGTTAAAGCGTCAGCAAACTCTTCATTTGTTAGTGCAGAGTTAACAGAGTCTGAAAGACCTGAGCTGACAGCCGCTAGAGTTGTTATTTCTGGTGGTCGTGGCATGCAAAATGGTGAAAACTTCAACTTACTTGAAGGTATTGCCGACAAACTTGGTGCTGCAATTGGTGCGTCTCGTGCAGCAGTTGATGCTGGCTTCGTTCCTAATGATATGCAGGTAGGCCAAACAGGTAAGATAGTTGCACCTGACCTATATATTGCTGTAGGTATTTCTGGTGCCATTCAGCACTTAGCGGGTATGAAAGACTCGAAAGTGATTGTTGCAATCAACAAAGATGAAGAAGCGCCAATTTTCCAAGTTGCAGACTATGGATTAGTAGGCGACTTGTTTGACGTATTACCTGAATTAGAAGGTAAGTTATAA